One segment of Marvinbryantia formatexigens DSM 14469 DNA contains the following:
- a CDS encoding esterase family protein: MEIQYYRQYSHKLNRDMEWKVYGHGGRPVLFIPCQDGRFFDFENFHMTDVWAPWIDAGQVMVFSIDTIDTETWSNSQGDPRWRICRHEQWIAYITDEMVPFMRNMVNERNGWTGYPDVIVFGCSLGAAHAANLYFRRPDLFDGLLALSGIYTAGYGFGSYMDELVYNNSPVHYLANMPADHPYIDLYNKKKAIICAGQGPWELPDSTRELDGILKSKGINAWVDYWGFDCSHDWYWWYRQVEYFVPHLLGRPGAAESNM, translated from the coding sequence ATGGAAATCCAGTATTACAGACAGTACAGTCACAAATTAAACCGTGATATGGAATGGAAGGTATACGGTCACGGCGGACGTCCCGTTCTTTTCATTCCATGCCAGGACGGACGCTTTTTCGATTTTGAAAACTTTCACATGACCGATGTCTGGGCGCCGTGGATAGACGCCGGACAGGTGATGGTCTTTTCCATCGATACCATCGACACCGAGACCTGGTCCAACAGCCAGGGCGACCCACGCTGGCGCATCTGCCGCCACGAACAGTGGATAGCGTATATCACCGACGAAATGGTTCCCTTCATGCGCAATATGGTAAACGAGCGCAACGGCTGGACCGGTTATCCCGATGTCATTGTCTTTGGCTGCAGTCTGGGCGCCGCCCATGCGGCAAATCTTTATTTCCGCCGCCCGGATCTGTTTGACGGTCTGCTGGCATTAAGCGGCATCTACACTGCCGGATACGGCTTCGGCTCCTATATGGACGAGCTTGTATACAATAATTCGCCCGTCCACTATCTTGCGAATATGCCGGCGGACCATCCTTATATTGACTTATACAACAAAAAGAAAGCCATTATCTGCGCCGGGCAGGGTCCCTGGGAGCTGCCGGATTCCACCCGCGAGCTGGACGGCATCCTGAAAAGCAAGGGCATAAACGCCTGGGTGGATTACTGGGGCTTCGACTGCTCGCACGACTGGTACTGGTGGTACCGCCAGGTAGAATATTTTGTCCCGCATCTGCTGGGACGCCCCGGTGCCGCAGAAAGTAATATGTAA
- a CDS encoding 3'-5' exonuclease yields MNYIVFDLEWNQCPDGKEHEMRELPFEILEIGAIKLNSEKIETDRFHEYIRPTVYTRMHNKTQEIVHIRQEVLENADFFPAVLERFREWCGPDAHYCTWGSLDLLELQRNIRYHKLTGFFPFPLKFYDIQKIFSLAFEDGKSRRTLEHAVDMLNIEKNVPFHEALSDAWYTAAVMRFLPDDTLHSYYSIDYFRIPQRRSEEIYETFQNYSKYVSKKFPSRTAAMKDRVVRSTTCYLCGKKAVKKIPWFTGGSKNYRCLSYCEEHGWLKGKIRIKKAEDGKGCFCVKTLKLVSEERAREIIARYEEHAEKNIVP; encoded by the coding sequence ATGAATTACATTGTATTTGATTTGGAATGGAACCAGTGCCCGGACGGCAAGGAACACGAGATGCGCGAGCTTCCATTTGAAATACTGGAAATCGGCGCCATAAAACTGAATAGTGAAAAAATCGAGACAGACCGTTTTCATGAGTATATCAGACCAACGGTCTATACGCGTATGCACAATAAAACGCAGGAAATTGTGCACATCCGGCAGGAGGTTCTGGAAAATGCCGATTTCTTCCCGGCGGTGCTTGAAAGATTCCGCGAGTGGTGCGGTCCGGATGCGCATTACTGCACCTGGGGCTCGCTGGACCTCCTGGAGCTGCAGCGGAATATCCGCTATCATAAGCTGACCGGTTTCTTTCCGTTTCCGCTGAAGTTCTATGACATCCAGAAGATTTTCAGCCTCGCCTTTGAGGATGGAAAAAGCCGGCGCACACTGGAGCACGCCGTGGATATGCTCAATATTGAAAAAAACGTCCCGTTTCATGAAGCGCTTTCCGACGCCTGGTATACGGCTGCCGTGATGCGCTTTTTGCCGGACGATACGCTGCATTCCTATTATTCCATCGATTATTTCCGGATTCCGCAGCGCAGGAGCGAGGAAATTTATGAGACATTCCAGAATTACTCCAAATATGTCTCAAAAAAATTTCCTTCCCGGACAGCCGCCATGAAGGACCGGGTCGTCCGCTCCACCACCTGCTATCTCTGCGGAAAAAAAGCAGTCAAAAAGATTCCCTGGTTTACCGGCGGAAGCAAAAATTACCGCTGCCTCTCCTACTGCGAGGAGCACGGCTGGCTGAAGGGCAAAATCCGCATAAAAAAAGCAGAAGACGGCAAAGGCTGCTTCTGCGTAAAGACCTTAAAGCTTGTCAGCGAAGAACGCGCGCGGGAAATCATCGCCCGCTACGAAGAACACGCGGAAAAAAATATTGTTCCATAA
- a CDS encoding ATP-grasp domain-containing protein yields MKNFIFISPNFPANYWMFCRELKKNGLNVLGIGDQPYDELTADLKNSLNEYYKVSNLENDDEVYRAVAFFIYKHGRIDWLESNNEYWLERDARLRTDFNITSGFQVSDIPHIKYKSQMKAFYAAAGIPTARYHMVDTLANCLEFASQVNYPVVAKPDNGVGASHTFKIENSDQMGQFFSLKWPDTSYIMEEFVDGEVNSYDAIIDSKGQPMFETGNITPMSIMDIVNKNDNSIFYILKHLPDDTRKAGRATVKSFGVKSRFVHFEFFRLLKDQEGLGKKGDLVALEVNMRPSGGVTPDMIDFAHNTDVYKIWADMIAFDRSTMPAGTSSYCAFAGRRDGKAFALSHADIAEKYRANIKMMERIPDVLSGAMGNQMYVAVFQSREEMDEFYNDILRCQGPEV; encoded by the coding sequence ATGAAAAATTTTATCTTTATTTCACCAAATTTTCCGGCAAACTACTGGATGTTCTGCCGGGAGCTGAAGAAAAACGGGCTGAATGTACTCGGCATCGGCGACCAGCCCTACGATGAGCTGACAGCGGATTTGAAAAACAGCCTCAACGAATATTACAAGGTGAGCAATCTGGAAAATGATGACGAGGTATACCGTGCCGTTGCATTTTTCATTTACAAGCACGGACGCATCGACTGGCTGGAATCCAACAACGAATACTGGCTGGAGCGCGACGCACGGCTGCGCACCGACTTTAACATCACCAGCGGATTCCAGGTATCCGATATCCCTCACATAAAGTATAAGTCACAGATGAAGGCTTTCTATGCCGCCGCCGGCATCCCCACCGCGCGCTATCATATGGTAGATACGCTGGCAAACTGCCTGGAATTTGCGTCACAGGTGAATTATCCGGTCGTCGCAAAACCGGACAACGGCGTCGGTGCTTCCCACACCTTTAAAATCGAAAACAGCGACCAGATGGGACAGTTCTTTTCCCTAAAGTGGCCCGATACCTCTTATATTATGGAAGAATTTGTGGATGGCGAGGTGAATTCCTACGATGCAATCATTGATTCGAAGGGACAGCCGATGTTTGAGACAGGTAATATTACGCCGATGTCGATTATGGATATCGTAAATAAAAATGACAATTCCATCTTCTACATTCTGAAGCACCTTCCGGACGATACGCGCAAAGCCGGACGCGCCACGGTAAAAAGCTTCGGCGTAAAAAGCCGCTTTGTTCATTTTGAATTTTTCCGCCTTCTGAAGGACCAGGAAGGGCTTGGCAAAAAGGGCGACCTGGTGGCTCTGGAGGTCAACATGCGTCCGAGCGGCGGCGTCACCCCGGATATGATTGATTTCGCCCACAACACCGACGTATACAAAATCTGGGCGGACATGATTGCCTTCGACCGCTCCACCATGCCGGCCGGCACCTCCTCCTACTGCGCGTTCGCCGGAAGACGCGACGGCAAGGCTTTTGCGCTCAGTCACGCTGACATCGCCGAAAAATACCGGGCAAATATCAAAATGATGGAGCGCATCCCCGACGTTCTCTCCGGTGCGATGGGCAACCAGATGTATGTTGCCGTATTCCAGTCCCGTGAAGAAATGGATGAATTCTATAACGACATTTTAAGGTGTCAGGGTCCGGAGGTCTGA
- a CDS encoding alpha/beta hydrolase: MIEKWKVTVPVLTGNEERNAYIYLPESYYNGNEDTRYPVLYMFDGHNVFFDSDATYGKSWGMKEYMESTGTQMIIAAVECNHSPDHGRLKEYSPYNFSDPAYGKITGYGDQTMEWMIHTFKQDIDRRFRTLADRDHTYIAGSSMGGLMSLYAVLEYNQTFSRAAALSPSIWVAPAKLDKLIREAQLLPDTIVYIDYGEHEMKMRPGMDRHFKNIVARLLERSILLVSRIVPGGTHCEACWEKQIPFFMSTITYPETSREGQE, from the coding sequence ATGATAGAGAAATGGAAGGTTACTGTTCCGGTGCTTACCGGAAATGAAGAGAGAAACGCTTATATTTACCTGCCGGAATCTTATTACAACGGCAATGAGGACACGCGCTATCCGGTTCTTTATATGTTCGACGGACACAACGTCTTTTTTGATTCCGACGCCACCTACGGAAAAAGCTGGGGCATGAAGGAATACATGGAATCCACCGGCACCCAGATGATCATCGCCGCTGTAGAATGCAATCACAGCCCCGACCACGGACGGCTGAAGGAATATTCCCCCTATAATTTCTCCGACCCGGCATATGGAAAAATCACCGGGTACGGCGACCAGACGATGGAATGGATGATACATACCTTCAAGCAGGACATCGACCGCCGGTTCCGCACGCTGGCGGACCGCGACCACACCTATATCGCAGGAAGCTCGATGGGCGGTCTGATGAGTCTTTACGCTGTTCTGGAATACAACCAGACCTTTTCGCGCGCTGCCGCGCTTTCGCCATCGATCTGGGTAGCTCCCGCAAAGCTTGACAAGCTTATCCGCGAGGCGCAGCTTCTGCCGGATACCATCGTCTATATTGATTACGGCGAGCACGAAATGAAAATGCGTCCCGGCATGGACCGTCACTTTAAAAATATCGTAGCGCGGCTGCTCGAACGTTCCATACTGCTTGTGAGCCGTATCGTTCCGGGCGGTACACATTGTGAGGCGTGCTGGGAGAAACAGATCCCATTCTTTATGAGCACTATCACATATCCCGAAACCAGCAGGGAAGGGCAGGAATAG
- a CDS encoding tyrosine-type recombinase/integrase, with the protein MNWVSPIKDEETLKKFKEALREVDDKYYILFEIGVGTGMQLQEILKFKNKDIRGKDKIEASIGTKNIKRTFTIPKDLKEIITNYTEGKDPDAYLIQGHASSSAPLSREQAYRVFKSVGKEMGLNSIGAQTMRKTFAWRYYKSTNDIYYLQNLLNHASPSITYRYIGEKPNVEVVLKKMTPEENERSRYMLYKDGNGKKRMKAIVDLFEKLEAELDNPTNNDAFYGKLDCLLTEVEQLVENFKSTK; encoded by the coding sequence ATGAATTGGGTATCACCGATCAAAGATGAGGAGACACTGAAGAAATTTAAAGAAGCATTGCGTGAGGTGGATGATAAATATTACATTTTATTTGAAATCGGCGTAGGAACAGGTATGCAGCTTCAGGAGATTCTGAAGTTTAAAAATAAGGATATCCGCGGGAAGGATAAAATTGAGGCTTCTATCGGTACAAAGAATATTAAACGTACCTTTACGATTCCGAAGGACCTCAAGGAGATTATCACAAATTATACGGAAGGGAAAGACCCGGATGCATATCTGATACAGGGTCATGCAAGCTCTTCGGCGCCGCTTTCCAGAGAGCAGGCGTACCGTGTGTTCAAGAGCGTCGGAAAAGAGATGGGACTGAATTCCATTGGCGCGCAGACCATGCGCAAGACCTTTGCGTGGAGATATTATAAGAGCACAAACGATATTTATTATCTGCAGAACCTGCTCAATCATGCGTCGCCGTCCATCACATACCGCTATATCGGCGAGAAACCGAATGTAGAGGTTGTTCTGAAAAAGATGACGCCGGAGGAGAACGAGAGAAGCCGTTATATGCTTTATAAAGACGGAAACGGAAAGAAGCGTATGAAGGCTATCGTGGATTTGTTTGAAAAGCTGGAAGCGGAGCTGGATAATCCGACGAACAACGACGCTTTCTACGGAAAGCTGGACTGCCTGCTTACCGAGGTAGAGCAGCTTGTGGAGAATTTTAAGAGCACAAAATAA
- a CDS encoding metal-sensing transcriptional repressor — protein MKQCMDTDNLHRRLRKIIGQVQAIDRMVDEDVPCEDILSQINAAKSALHKAGQVVLEGHIKHCVRDGIEHGDADKTIESFTKAVERFANMG, from the coding sequence ATGAAACAGTGTATGGACACGGATAATCTGCACCGTCGTCTCAGAAAAATTATCGGGCAGGTGCAGGCAATCGACAGAATGGTGGATGAGGACGTGCCCTGCGAAGACATCCTGTCCCAGATTAATGCGGCAAAATCAGCGCTTCACAAGGCGGGACAGGTAGTTCTGGAGGGACACATAAAGCATTGCGTGCGCGATGGGATAGAGCACGGGGATGCCGACAAAACCATTGAAAGCTTTACGAAAGCAGTGGAGCGGTTCGCCAATATGGGCTGA
- a CDS encoding PBECR2 nuclease fold domain-containing protein yields the protein MKLKKRKGRGKIRDNQSNETKNGPVHNLGFLDRSVYKVFGEDCVCDEVVITDRQIEHIRERHPEIYDDSLCYIKKILEQPDYIIRDKRPDTGLIIKKITYKESYILLVLKMRTGKEKREYKNSIITGWKISEARLKNYLRNKEVIYKREHSG from the coding sequence TTGAAATTAAAGAAGAGAAAGGGCAGGGGTAAGATACGGGATAATCAAAGCAATGAAACAAAAAACGGACCGGTACATAATCTGGGTTTTCTTGACAGGTCTGTTTATAAAGTATTCGGCGAGGATTGTGTGTGCGATGAAGTTGTTATTACGGACAGGCAGATAGAGCATATACGGGAAAGACATCCAGAGATATATGATGATTCCTTGTGCTATATAAAGAAAATTTTAGAGCAGCCGGATTATATTATCAGAGACAAAAGACCGGATACCGGGCTGATAATTAAAAAGATTACATATAAGGAAAGCTATATATTACTTGTATTAAAAATGCGTACGGGAAAAGAAAAGAGGGAATATAAGAATTCTATCATAACAGGCTGGAAGATAAGCGAAGCCAGACTGAAAAATTATCTGAGAAATAAAGAAGTAATTTACAAAAGGGAGCATTCGGGATAA
- a CDS encoding response regulator encodes MRMILADDEPMIIRGIQKLLDFGQLGIEIVGEYTDGKSAMKGILEQKPDLALLDISMPEMTGVEILKTCRDMGLDTKVIFISGFQEFEYARAAVQYGAVEYLLKPVIREELLRALEKCIHTARGQEEAYLPTQRRKTETAAKPAEGTPVYVKIFWQGEENEQTRRLIEFSLQSALGEYLSEQGLGELVYLRKQAVLRLNTTDREECRKILKNLEALAIERYHQRLGFVAGNTENAQGYLFFVEPSEDSIYFLQEESEEEWKRFMQLRERMIDSVIAQNEPMLKKQYEQYTALLARVARGKKEDAYFYLCTLIRMLEEKFHNLGLPGRNPDMRGLLEKGRACATYCEMKQVYYEMAAGYIHQLQSTVVGVENQDFLKAKAYIENHYDENLTLQVLADVVHMNQYYFSSFFKKNAGENFKEYLNRVRLQHSMALLLKTDMKAYEIAARVGFKDARNFAEIFQRYYHETPNEFRKRRRDAEKS; translated from the coding sequence ATGAGAATGATATTGGCGGATGATGAACCGATGATTATCCGGGGTATCCAGAAATTGCTGGATTTCGGGCAGCTTGGCATTGAGATTGTGGGAGAATACACAGACGGAAAGAGCGCAATGAAGGGCATCCTGGAACAGAAACCGGATCTGGCGCTTCTCGATATCTCCATGCCGGAGATGACCGGTGTGGAGATACTGAAAACCTGCCGTGATATGGGACTGGATACAAAGGTCATTTTTATCAGCGGCTTCCAGGAATTTGAATATGCGAGGGCGGCCGTGCAGTACGGAGCAGTGGAATATCTGCTGAAGCCGGTAATCCGGGAGGAGCTTCTGCGGGCGCTGGAAAAATGTATCCATACTGCGCGCGGACAGGAGGAAGCATATCTGCCGACGCAGCGCCGGAAAACGGAAACAGCCGCAAAGCCGGCGGAGGGCACGCCGGTTTATGTAAAAATATTCTGGCAGGGAGAGGAAAACGAGCAGACGCGGAGGCTGATAGAGTTTTCCCTTCAGAGCGCTCTGGGAGAGTATCTGTCGGAGCAGGGATTGGGGGAACTGGTTTATTTGAGAAAACAGGCGGTGCTGCGGCTGAATACGACGGACCGGGAGGAGTGCCGGAAGATTTTGAAAAATCTTGAAGCCCTGGCAATAGAGCGGTATCATCAGAGACTTGGCTTTGTGGCGGGAAATACGGAGAATGCGCAGGGGTATCTGTTTTTTGTGGAGCCGTCGGAGGATTCCATTTATTTTCTGCAGGAGGAGAGCGAGGAAGAATGGAAGCGGTTTATGCAGCTCCGCGAGCGTATGATTGATTCTGTGATTGCCCAGAACGAACCGATGCTGAAAAAACAATATGAGCAGTATACAGCGCTGCTGGCGCGGGTTGCCAGGGGAAAAAAGGAGGACGCCTATTTTTATCTCTGCACGCTGATTCGTATGCTGGAGGAGAAATTCCATAATCTGGGACTGCCCGGCAGAAATCCCGATATGCGGGGGCTGCTGGAAAAGGGCAGGGCGTGTGCAACTTATTGTGAAATGAAACAAGTTTATTATGAGATGGCGGCAGGGTATATCCATCAGCTTCAGAGCACGGTGGTCGGCGTGGAAAACCAGGATTTTCTGAAGGCGAAGGCTTATATTGAAAATCATTATGACGAGAACCTGACGCTGCAGGTGCTGGCGGATGTGGTACACATGAACCAGTATTATTTCAGCAGCTTTTTCAAGAAGAATGCCGGAGAAAATTTTAAGGAATATCTGAACCGGGTCCGCCTTCAGCACTCGATGGCGCTGCTTTTGAAAACGGATATGAAGGCATACGAAATTGCCGCGCGCGTGGGCTTTAAGGATGCAAGGAATTTTGCGGAAATTTTTCAGCGCTACTATCATGAAACGCCGAACGAATTCCGTAAAAGAAGACGGGATGCAGAGAAGTCATGA
- a CDS encoding glycoside hydrolase family 88 protein, with the protein MEEKKWAGETAARIVEKMRWVSEKNKEKIPYTTDENGDYDDRSDKSRSWNADDGLSWWTNGFWGGMMWLLYLYTKEERYAEIARVSEDKMTECFQTFLGLHHDVGFMFQPTAVADYRITGRRQAKTTALHAAALLAGRFNPAGNYIRAWNDISGSTDDTRGWAIIDCMFNISLLYWASEETKDPRFRHIAMLHADTVRKNFVREDGSVCHIVEFDPETGERVKSYGGQGYAEGSAWTRGQGWAVYGFMISYRHTGKKEYLEMAKKVAQYCIAHIPEDGIIPVDFCQPAEPAWEDSCGACVIAGGLLSLAEQTEGEEKQRYLENACKILKTIAAARADWGTDCDAIVQNCSASYHDKKHHVTMNYADYFFMEAVFRLAGMEFKMW; encoded by the coding sequence ATGGAAGAGAAAAAATGGGCCGGGGAGACGGCGGCGCGGATTGTGGAAAAAATGCGCTGGGTGAGCGAGAAAAATAAAGAAAAGATACCGTATACGACAGACGAAAACGGGGATTACGATGACCGTTCGGACAAAAGCAGAAGCTGGAATGCGGATGACGGGCTGAGCTGGTGGACAAACGGATTCTGGGGCGGCATGATGTGGCTGCTGTATCTGTATACAAAAGAGGAACGCTATGCAGAGATTGCGCGCGTTTCTGAGGATAAAATGACAGAGTGCTTTCAGACTTTTCTGGGATTGCACCATGATGTGGGCTTTATGTTTCAGCCGACGGCTGTCGCGGATTACCGGATTACCGGGCGCAGACAGGCAAAAACCACGGCGCTTCATGCCGCCGCGCTTCTGGCGGGAAGATTTAATCCGGCGGGGAATTATATCCGGGCATGGAACGACATTTCCGGCAGCACGGATGACACCAGAGGCTGGGCGATTATCGACTGTATGTTTAATATTTCCCTGCTTTACTGGGCGTCGGAGGAGACGAAGGACCCGCGTTTCCGCCACATTGCCATGCTGCACGCCGATACGGTGCGGAAGAATTTTGTGCGGGAGGACGGCTCCGTCTGCCATATTGTGGAGTTTGATCCGGAAACCGGAGAAAGGGTAAAGAGCTATGGCGGGCAGGGCTATGCGGAGGGCTCTGCGTGGACGAGAGGACAGGGCTGGGCGGTTTATGGTTTTATGATCAGCTACCGGCACACCGGAAAGAAGGAGTATCTGGAGATGGCAAAGAAGGTGGCGCAATACTGTATTGCGCACATTCCGGAGGATGGCATTATTCCTGTGGATTTCTGCCAGCCTGCAGAGCCGGCGTGGGAGGATTCCTGCGGCGCCTGCGTGATCGCGGGAGGACTTCTGTCTCTGGCGGAGCAGACAGAGGGCGAGGAAAAGCAGCGTTATCTGGAAAACGCCTGCAAAATCCTGAAGACAATCGCGGCAGCGCGCGCAGACTGGGGAACGGACTGCGACGCGATCGTGCAGAACTGTTCGGCTTCCTATCATGATAAAAAGCATCACGTTACCATGAACTACGCGGATTATTTCTTTATGGAAGCCGTGTTCCGGCTGGCGGGAATGGAATTTAAGATGTGGTGA
- a CDS encoding D-alanyl-D-alanine carboxypeptidase family protein produces MMKKGKFFLPLFLSVLLICGLVPLQSLAEDTGEEYVDDAYSEETEPETEHLAAYYDEIQSNNIPNWPQGDPVNAETAILMDADTGAILYAKSIEKQEYPASITKIMTTLIALEKGNLSDVVTFSENAVYSIEYGSSHLGLTAGEELTLEQCLYGIMLASANEISNAVAEHIGGDIETFVGMMNEKAQELGCTNTHFVNVHGLHDENHYVCAKDMALIMQAALKNEKFREIIGTVEYNFPETNLVDEVRYFINHHKMISEEGMLYDGCIGGKNGYTDEAWNTLVTAAERDGMTIISVVLRCPGQYVSYDDTKVLLDYGFANFHDAQIANTNSADIEITGIEDAAELEKIKQADFSAAPFEMAAETKVTLPAGVEASALKKTMDFGIRTLSYSYEGQILGSVPFTYTGEWETEAPTEVQTEAVTETEAAESSGGVGGAVSGILGTIAGGALMLYSGMDTFIEENTVIACIIGAVLLLIFVPLLLVSINRKRKYMKMMELREEELKLRRQLEEEIERKSAAQVEAELREAQLRQELEEEKEKRRRQEKELEELESISDFYLDEESDEEMSQKTSDDEEQETRQKASSGKDRSMRQNGTGQVPPETAGEQEPEDEYIEVPVEEDENPLD; encoded by the coding sequence ATGATGAAAAAGGGAAAATTTTTCCTGCCGCTTTTTCTGTCTGTTCTGCTGATATGCGGGCTGGTTCCGCTGCAGAGTCTGGCGGAGGATACCGGGGAGGAATATGTGGACGATGCGTATTCGGAGGAGACAGAGCCGGAGACGGAGCATCTTGCGGCTTATTATGATGAAATCCAGTCAAATAATATCCCGAACTGGCCGCAGGGCGACCCCGTAAATGCAGAGACAGCCATACTGATGGATGCCGATACCGGAGCAATTCTTTATGCGAAGAGCATTGAGAAGCAGGAGTATCCGGCGAGCATCACAAAAATCATGACGACACTTATTGCATTAGAGAAGGGAAATTTAAGTGATGTTGTCACGTTTTCCGAGAATGCGGTTTACAGTATCGAGTATGGAAGCTCGCATCTTGGACTTACCGCAGGGGAGGAGCTGACGCTGGAGCAGTGCCTGTACGGAATCATGCTTGCCTCGGCAAATGAGATTTCCAATGCGGTGGCGGAGCATATCGGCGGCGATATCGAAACCTTTGTCGGGATGATGAATGAAAAGGCGCAGGAGCTGGGCTGCACGAATACACATTTTGTAAATGTGCACGGGCTTCATGATGAGAATCATTATGTGTGCGCAAAGGATATGGCGCTGATTATGCAGGCGGCGCTGAAAAACGAAAAATTCCGTGAAATTATCGGCACGGTGGAATATAATTTTCCGGAGACGAATCTGGTCGATGAGGTCCGGTATTTTATCAATCATCACAAAATGATTTCCGAAGAGGGAATGCTGTACGACGGCTGCATCGGCGGAAAAAACGGCTACACCGACGAGGCGTGGAATACGCTGGTTACAGCGGCGGAGCGCGACGGGATGACGATTATCAGCGTGGTGCTGCGCTGCCCCGGACAGTATGTCTCTTATGATGACACAAAGGTGCTGCTCGATTACGGCTTTGCCAATTTCCACGACGCGCAGATTGCCAATACGAACAGCGCGGATATCGAGATTACCGGCATAGAGGATGCCGCCGAGCTGGAGAAAATAAAGCAGGCGGATTTTTCGGCAGCGCCGTTTGAAATGGCGGCGGAGACGAAGGTGACGCTTCCGGCGGGCGTGGAGGCATCCGCGTTGAAGAAGACGATGGATTTTGGCATCCGCACCTTATCCTACTCCTATGAGGGACAGATTCTGGGAAGCGTGCCGTTTACGTATACCGGAGAATGGGAGACAGAGGCTCCCACGGAGGTTCAGACGGAGGCAGTTACCGAGACAGAAGCTGCAGAGAGTTCCGGCGGAGTGGGCGGCGCAGTCAGCGGCATTCTGGGAACGATTGCAGGCGGCGCGCTGATGCTCTACAGCGGGATGGATACCTTTATCGAGGAAAATACGGTGATTGCCTGCATTATCGGGGCGGTTCTTCTGCTGATTTTTGTTCCGCTGCTGCTGGTTTCCATAAACCGCAAGCGGAAATATATGAAAATGATGGAGCTGCGCGAGGAAGAGCTGAAGCTCAGACGGCAGCTTGAGGAGGAAATCGAGCGGAAATCTGCAGCCCAGGTGGAGGCGGAGCTCAGGGAAGCGCAGCTTCGGCAGGAGCTGGAGGAAGAAAAGGAAAAGCGCCGCCGCCAGGAGAAGGAACTGGAGGAGCTGGAAAGTATCTCTGATTTTTATCTGGACGAAGAAAGCGACGAAGAAATGTCACAAAAAACTTCCGACGACGAAGAACAGGAGACGCGGCAGAAAGCTTCCAGCGGAAAAGACCGGTCGATGCGGCAGAATGGCACAGGTCAGGTGCCGCCGGAGACAGCCGGAGAGCAGGAGCCGGAGGATGAATATATTGAGGTTCCGGTTGAGGAGGATGAAAATCCTCTGGATTAG